One window from the genome of Macaca fascicularis isolate 582-1 chromosome 7, T2T-MFA8v1.1 encodes:
- the LOC102146718 gene encoding LOW QUALITY PROTEIN: disintegrin and metalloproteinase domain-containing protein 21-like (The sequence of the model RefSeq protein was modified relative to this genomic sequence to represent the inferred CDS: inserted 2 bases in 2 codons; deleted 1 base in 1 codon), whose protein sequence is MAVDGTLVYIRVALLLLWLGVFLSISGYCQARPSQHFTSPEVVIPLKVISRGRSAKAPGWLSYSLQLGGKRHVVHMKVKKLLVSRHLPVFTYTDEHALLEDQPFIPDDCYYHGYVEGVPESLAVFSACFGGFRGVLQINGLTHEIEPIRHSATFEHLVYKINSNETQFSAMRCGLTEKEVARQQLGFEEAENSALEPKSAGDWWTHAWFLELVVVVNHDFFIYSQSNISKVQEDVFLVVSMVDSMYQQLCTYIMLIGIEIWNQGNIFPMTSIEQVLNDFSQWKLISLSQLQHDAAHMFIKNSLISILGLVYIAGICHPRIDCVVDNFQGDTWSLFANTVAHELRHSLGMQHDEEFCFCGERGCIMCTFRVPAEKFTNCSYGDFMKTTLNQGSCLHNPSRLREIFMLKRCGNGVVEREEQCDCGSVQQCEQDACCLLNCTLPGAACAFGLCCKDCKFMPSGELCRQEVNECDLPERCNGISYQCPADRYVQDRIPCSDSAYCYQKRCNNHNQHCREVFGKDAKSASQNCYKEINSQGNRFGHCGINGATYLKCHISDVFCGRVQCENVRDIPLLQDHFTLQHTRINGVTCWGIDYHLRMNIPDIGDXEDGTVCGPGKICIHKKCVSLSVLSHVCLPETCNMKGICNNQHHCHCGYGWSPPYCLHRGYGGSVDSGPASAKKRGFLPLIVIXSLSVLIFLFTVGLLMYLRQKKLSPKETKAHSSG, encoded by the exons ATGGCAGTGGATGGGACACTAGTGTACATCAGGGTCGCTCTTCTGCTGCTCTGGCTTGGGGTGTTTTTGTCCATTTCTGGCTACTGTCAGGCTAGGCCCTCCCAGCATTTCACTTCCCCAGAAGTGGTGATCCCCTTGAAGGTGATCAGCAGGGGCAGAAGTGCAAAGGCTCCTGGATGGCTCTCCTATAGTCTGCAGCTTGGGGGAAAGAGACACGTTGTTCACATGAAGGTCAAGAAGCTCTTGGTTTCTAGACACCTCCCAGTGTTCACCTACACAGATGAGCATGCCCTCCTGGAGGATCAGCCCTTCATCCCAGATGACTGTTACTATCATGGTTACGTGGAGGGGGTCCCTGAGTCTCTGGCTGTGTTCAGTGCCTGTTTTGGGGGCTTTCGAGGGGTATTACAAATAAATGGCCTCACTCATGAAATTGAACCCATCAGGCACTCTGCCACATTTGAACACCTGGTTTATAAGATAAACAGTAATGAGACACAATTCTCAGCTATGAGATGTGGCTTAACAGAGAAGGAAGTAGCACGCCAACAGTTGGGATTTGAAGAGGCTGAAAACTCAGCTCTGGAACCAAAATCTGCTGGTGACTGGTGGACCCATGCATGGTTTCTGGAGCTAGTTGTTGTGGTGAACCATGATTTCTTCATTTACTCTCAAAGCAACATCTCAAAGGTACAAGAGGATGTATTTCTTGTTGTCAGCATGGTGGATTCCATGTATCAGCAGTTATGTACTTATATAATGTTGATTGGAATTGAAATTTGGAATCAAGGAAATATTTTCCCAATGACAAGCATAGAACAGGTCCTGAACGATTTCTCTCAATGGAAACTAATCAGTCTTTCCCAATTACAGCATGATGCTGCACATATGTTCATA AAAAATTCACTTATAAGTATACTTGGTCTAGTCTACATTGCAGGGATATGTCATCCACGTATTGATTGTGTAGTTGATAATTTTCAAGGAGATACCTGGTCTCTTTTTGCCAACACTGTGGCCCATGAGTTACGTCATTCTTTGGGTATGCAGCATGATGAAGAATTCTGTTTTTGTGGGGAAAGAGGTTGTATCATGTGTACTTTTAGAGTGCCAGCAGAGAAATTCACCAATTGCAGTTATGGTGATTTTATGAAGACCACCTTAAACCAGGGATCATGTCTGCATAATCCTTCAAGATTGAGGGAAATTTTTATGCTAAAGCGCTGTGGGAATGGTGTGGTTGAAAGAGAAGAGCAGTGTGACTGTGGATCTGTACAGCAGTGTGAACAAGATGCCTGTTGTCTGTTGAACTGCACTCTGCCTGGGGCTGCCTGTGCTTTCGGGCTTTGTTGCAAAGACTGCAAGTTCATGCCATCAGGGGAACTCTGTAGACAAGAGGTCAATGAATGTGACCTTCCAGAAAGGTGCAATGGAATATCCTATCAGTGTCCAGCAGATAGATATGTGCAGGACCGTATCCCCTGTAGTGATAGTGCCTACTGCTATCAAAAGAGATGTAATAACCACAACCAGCATTGCAGGGAGGTTTTTGGTAAAGATGCAAAAAGTGCATCTCagaattgctataaagaaatcaaCTCTCAGGGAAACCGTTTTGGTCACTGTGGTATAAATGGCGCAACATACCTAAAATGTCATATCTCTGATGTCTTTTGTGGGAGAGTTCAATGTGAGAATGTGAGAGACATTCCTCTTCTCCAAGATCATTTTACTTTGCAGCACACTCGTATCAATGGCGTCACCTGCTGGGGTATTGACTATCATTTAAGGATGAACATACCTGACATTGGTG ATGAAGATGGTACTGTGTGTGGCCCAGGAAAGATCTGCATCCACAAGAAGTGTGTCAGTCTGTCTGTCTTGTCACACGTCTGCCTTCCTGAGACCTGCAATATGAAGGGGATCTGCAATAACCAACATCACTGCCACTGTGGCTATGGGTGGTCCCCTCCCTACTGCCTGCACAGAGGCTATGGGGGTAGTGTTGACAGTGGCCCAGCATCTGCAAAGAAAAGAGGATTTTTGCCACTGATTGTGa cttctttgtctgttttgattttCCTGTTTACTGTTGGGCTTCTTATGTATCTACGACAAAAGAAACTAAGTCCCAAAGAAACTAAGGCTCATTCATCAGGTTAA